The candidate division TA06 bacterium B3_TA06 genomic interval CTTTGAGACCCTGACCGGTGTGGAGGTTCTTGTTGACGACACCCCAGGGGCCGTGATTATATCCGCCTTTGATCCTCTGCGCCGTGAGAAGGCCAAACTCGCCCTTGAGCGGTTGATACGGGACGGTCGGATACATCCGGCCAGGATAGAGGAGGTCTTTCACGAGGTCGAGAAGGATATCATCGATCACGTCAAGGTTACCGGTGAGGAGACCGCAGCCGAGCTGGGGATCATAGGTCTTCACAACGAGCTTTACAACTATATCGGCAAGATGAAGTATCGTTCGAGTTACGGTCAGAATCTCCTGCAGCACTCCAAAGAGGTGGCCCATCTATGCGTGAATATGGCTGTTGAGCTTGATTTAGACTCGCAGTTGGCAGCAAGGGCCGGGCTTTTGCATGATACAGGTAAGGTTGCCGAGGTGACGATAGAAGGCCCTCACGCCGAGATAGGCGCTCGCATCGCCTCCCAGTATGGGGAGGATGATGTGGTGGTAAACGCGATAGCCGCCCATCACGAGGAGGTTCCTATGGAGAGTGCTTATGCCTTCCTTGTGGCCGCTGCTGATGCTATCTCAGGTTCACGTCCCGGTGCACGGCGTGAAACCCTAGAGGCCTATCTTAAGAGATTGGAGAGGCTTGAGGCTATCGCTGCAAGCTTTGAAGGGGTTGAGAAGGCCTACGCCATTCAAGCCGGACGAGAAATCCGGGTGCTTGTGCAGCCTGACGTTGTGAGTGATCTTGAGATGGAGGAGATGAGTGTGAAGATCGCCAATCAGATCCAGAACGAGCTTAAGTATCCAGGCTACATCAAGGTTGTGGTGATCCGTGAGGTGCGAAACGTTGAGTACGCAAAGTAGCAGAACCCTATACTCAGGTATCGTAACCTTCCTTACCGATTTTGGAACAGAGGACGGGTACGCCGGTGTTATGAAAGGGGTGGTGCTTGCCCATGCACCTGGTGCAAGGCTTGTGGATATCACCCATTGTGTTCCTCGCTTCAACCTTTGCGCGGCGGCGTTGATACTTGAGAATTCTTTCCCCAGCTTCCCGGCAGGCAGCCTGCACGTTATGGTCGTTGATCCCGGTGTCGGTTCGGTGCGCAGGCATCTTTTTTGCAAAGCTGCGGCTCACTTCTTTATAGGGCCTGACAACGGCGTGCTGGGCAGGATCGCTGAACTTAACAGAGGCAGTGTTTTTGAGATCGATCCTGCCCTTCTTGGGGTTACTAAAGCAAGCAACACCTTTCACGGTCGGGACATCTACGCACTTGCTGCAGGCAAGCTTCTGGCCGGATTGGATCGTTCCGCCTTTAGCGCTCCAATAACCGATCCTGAGGTGCTCCAGATACCCGAACCTTGTGAGGTTGAAGCAGGGGTTGAGGGCGAGATCATACACATAGATCACTTCGGCAATCTTATAACCAACCTGCGGACCCAGCATCTTGGTGAGGGTTCTTGCGTGTGTTTGGGTGAAGAGAGGCTGGCGATCGTGAGTAGCTACTCGGAGCTTGAGGAAGGCAAGCCGGGCTTGATCTTGAATAGTTGGGGTTATTATGAGATAGCCTGCCGTGAAGGCTCTGCAGCTTGTCTTCTTGAGATGCGGGTAGGGGAGAAGGTTTCAGTTAAACCCTAACCCAGGAGAGTAGCGTTATGAGAAGAGACCGGTTTTATTTCATGTTTGAAGGGTGGCCCATCAGTGGGGAGGATGAGGCCTATCCCCTGGTTGACCTTTTGCTTACC includes:
- the rny gene encoding ribonuclease Y, with the protein product MPTLWIVILAGVVVVAFLAGFCLFQLIGTRRIASTKMRANEILKQAQKESERTIKAAEVEVKERWFKTKEKLEKELVIDRRELDKQAKKLSDREAMLERRSHYLTERERVMIRNEKHLANLEKLLNTKMQRYDQLIEEQNRRLEKVALISKQKAKEELMENIRKQVDLEAVQILKDIKERAREEGERAAREIISQAIQKVSLSHWTETTVSVVELPTEELKGRIIGREGRNIRTFETLTGVEVLVDDTPGAVIISAFDPLRREKAKLALERLIRDGRIHPARIEEVFHEVEKDIIDHVKVTGEETAAELGIIGLHNELYNYIGKMKYRSSYGQNLLQHSKEVAHLCVNMAVELDLDSQLAARAGLLHDTGKVAEVTIEGPHAEIGARIASQYGEDDVVVNAIAAHHEEVPMESAYAFLVAAADAISGSRPGARRETLEAYLKRLERLEAIAASFEGVEKAYAIQAGREIRVLVQPDVVSDLEMEEMSVKIANQIQNELKYPGYIKVVVIREVRNVEYAK